In one window of Gemmatimonadota bacterium DNA:
- a CDS encoding ABC transporter ATP-binding protein, which yields MSTLIATDLAKDYPMHGEVVHALRGVSLTIRPGDYAAIVGPSGCGKSTLLQLLGGIDTPSRGTVEIGGVVLGALPDRALTRLRLTRLGFVFQRFHLLPVLTAQENVELPMAEAGLDRDARRARARELLDYVGLGARAGHRATQLSGGEMQRVAIARALANRPALILADEPTGELDAATGRGILDLFRRLALDGTTLVVVTHDERLAAEAGRVVHMLDGRISADTVR from the coding sequence CTGAGCACGCTCATCGCCACCGACCTCGCCAAGGACTACCCGATGCACGGCGAGGTGGTGCACGCCCTCCGGGGCGTCTCGCTCACCATCCGCCCCGGCGACTACGCGGCCATCGTGGGGCCGAGCGGCTGCGGCAAGTCCACCCTGCTGCAGCTGCTGGGGGGCATCGACACCCCGAGCCGCGGCACGGTGGAGATCGGCGGCGTGGTGCTCGGCGCGCTCCCCGACCGCGCCCTTACCCGGCTCCGCCTCACCCGGCTCGGCTTCGTGTTCCAGCGCTTCCACCTGCTGCCGGTGCTCACCGCGCAGGAGAACGTGGAGCTGCCGATGGCGGAGGCGGGGCTGGACCGGGACGCGCGCCGCGCCCGCGCCCGCGAGCTGCTCGACTACGTGGGCCTCGGCGCGCGCGCGGGCCACCGCGCCACCCAGCTCTCCGGCGGCGAGATGCAGCGGGTGGCCATCGCCCGCGCGCTCGCCAACCGGCCGGCGCTCATCCTGGCCGATGAGCCCACCGGGGAACTCGACGCCGCCACCGGTCGCGGCATCCTCGACCTGTTCCGCCGCCTGGCGCTCGACGGCACCACCCTGGTGGTGGTGACCCACGACGAGCGCCTCGCCGCCGAGGCGGGCCGCGTGGTCCACATGCTCGACGGCCGGATCTCCGCCGACACCGTCCGATGA
- a CDS encoding ABC transporter permease — protein MIRNLFRHPVRTLLAIAGIMVTTAMLLDMVLLAGGIERSFAQLLLGRGYQIRISPKGTLPFDSEATIPDAAGVARVVAADPAVTSVGAALGTAIYARRGDSLVTLFGNGIDPAAQAVYQVEEGADLAPGDSTGLLLSPPAAALLGARLGDTLTLVSRLDPQVALAGTERRLVVRGTVRWLYDYRGQPSIGTLVPVLQALAGNRAEDRVSLFVVRVRDDTLAAAATARLRAALPTLEVNSVADLVIRFRERLVYFRQLSYILGVISLGVTVLLVSTLMTITVNERLGEIATLRAIGIARGTIVRGVMLEGALLTLIGGLLGTGLGVLTARFLDRILTSFPGLPAAISFFVPEPRSLAVAALVLVSTGILAGAYPALVAARAPIAATLRTEAT, from the coding sequence ATGATCCGCAACCTGTTCCGTCACCCGGTCCGCACCCTGCTCGCCATTGCCGGCATCATGGTGACCACCGCCATGCTGCTCGACATGGTGCTGCTGGCCGGCGGGATCGAGCGGTCATTCGCGCAGCTCCTGCTGGGGCGCGGGTACCAGATCCGGATCTCCCCCAAGGGCACGCTGCCCTTCGATTCCGAGGCGACGATCCCCGACGCCGCGGGCGTGGCCCGCGTGGTGGCGGCCGATCCCGCCGTGACCTCGGTGGGCGCCGCGCTCGGCACGGCGATCTACGCGCGCCGCGGCGACTCGCTGGTGACGCTCTTCGGCAACGGCATCGATCCCGCCGCCCAGGCGGTGTACCAGGTGGAGGAGGGCGCCGATCTCGCCCCGGGCGACAGCACCGGCCTGCTCCTGAGCCCCCCCGCCGCCGCGCTCCTCGGCGCCCGCCTCGGCGACACGCTCACCCTGGTGAGCCGGCTCGACCCGCAGGTGGCGCTGGCGGGCACCGAGCGGCGGCTGGTGGTCCGCGGCACGGTGCGCTGGCTCTACGACTATCGCGGGCAGCCCTCCATCGGCACCCTGGTGCCGGTGCTGCAGGCGCTCGCGGGGAACCGCGCCGAGGACCGGGTGTCGCTCTTCGTGGTGCGGGTGCGCGACGACACGCTCGCCGCGGCGGCCACGGCGCGGCTCCGGGCCGCGCTCCCCACCCTCGAGGTGAACAGCGTGGCCGACCTCGTCATCCGCTTCCGGGAGCGGCTGGTCTACTTCCGCCAGCTCTCCTACATCCTCGGCGTGATCAGCCTGGGCGTGACGGTGCTGCTGGTCTCCACCCTGATGACCATCACCGTCAACGAGCGGCTGGGCGAGATCGCCACCCTGCGCGCCATCGGCATCGCGCGGGGCACCATCGTCCGTGGCGTGATGCTGGAGGGCGCGCTGCTCACCCTGATCGGCGGGCTGCTCGGCACCGGCCTCGGGGTGCTCACCGCGCGGTTCCTCGACCGGATCCTCACCAGCTTTCCCGGCCTCCCGGCCGCCATCTCGTTCTTCGTCCCCGAGCCGCGGAGCCTCGCGGTGGCCGCGCTGGTGCTGGTGAGCACCGGCATCCTCGCCGGCGCCTATCCCGCGCTGGTCGCGGCCCGGGCGCCGATCGCGGCCACGCTCCGCACGGAGGCCACCTGA
- a CDS encoding ABC transporter permease yields MWRWDLQIWTFIALALATGLDSTALPQPPSRRADEPSPIALERRLAAALGAQVGDTLDLGIEAGALDRRVVVAAIYEPSADPSTITRRDYHLRFHLPDLAALLGAPDRVDRFGVALRPGVAPAAAAAELNTVAFGFRAYPSAEIARESSQTFRVVSRFHDAIAVISVVASAIFLLCIMLLKVEERRRDAAVMRFTGISRLTIFLALLLEAILVAAVGSVLGVLLAAAASAATNLYYQRFFDTTLVFSVVTPAIIRFSVALSLGLGLLAGALAAWRLVRTSPQILWGRG; encoded by the coding sequence GTGTGGAGGTGGGACCTGCAAATCTGGACGTTCATCGCCCTGGCACTGGCAACCGGCCTGGACAGCACCGCACTCCCCCAGCCGCCGAGCCGCCGAGCCGACGAGCCGTCTCCCATCGCCCTCGAGCGCCGGCTGGCCGCCGCCCTCGGCGCGCAGGTGGGCGACACCCTGGACCTCGGCATCGAAGCCGGGGCCCTCGACCGCCGGGTGGTGGTGGCCGCCATCTACGAGCCCAGCGCCGATCCCTCCACCATCACCCGGCGCGACTACCACCTCCGCTTCCACCTTCCCGACCTGGCCGCGCTGCTCGGTGCCCCGGACCGGGTGGACCGCTTCGGGGTGGCGCTCCGGCCCGGCGTGGCGCCCGCCGCCGCGGCCGCCGAGCTCAACACGGTGGCCTTCGGCTTCCGTGCCTACCCCTCCGCCGAGATCGCCCGCGAATCGTCGCAGACGTTCCGGGTGGTGAGCCGCTTCCACGACGCCATCGCCGTGATCTCGGTGGTGGCGAGCGCCATCTTCCTCCTCTGCATCATGCTGCTCAAGGTCGAGGAGCGGCGCCGCGACGCGGCAGTCATGCGCTTCACCGGCATCAGCCGGCTCACGATCTTCCTGGCCCTGCTGCTCGAGGCCATCCTGGTGGCCGCGGTGGGATCGGTGCTCGGCGTGCTCCTCGCCGCCGCCGCGAGCGCCGCGACCAACCTGTACTACCAGCGCTTCTTCGACACCACGCTGGTCTTCTCGGTGGTGACCCCCGCGATCATCCGCTTCAGCGTGGCCCTGTCGCTGGGACTCGGGCTCCTGGCCGGCGCGCTCGCGGCGTGGCGGCTGGTGCGGACCAGCCCGCAGATCCTGTGGGGACGGGGATGA
- a CDS encoding transporter, whose translation MSRAAAALLLLLLPRALAAVQEEPIRDNSFLIEEAYNQDAGVVQHISTFSRSPGGAWAASFTQEWPWRGLADQLSYTVPLQREGTTGFGDILLNYRRQAVGSGETMLAMAPRLSLLLPTGSVRAGRGRGGVGLQAALPVNLQFSPRFTAVLNAGGTWIPRAHDTREHVAASLAGFAGGSVIWSAHPRLNLLVEGLWARTGEVIGDGRTRGRSEAWLNPGVRWAFNGASGWQVVPGVAYTRGLGPSAGEEALFLYLSVEHAFKRR comes from the coding sequence GTGAGCCGCGCCGCCGCGGCGCTGCTGCTGCTCCTCCTGCCGCGCGCCCTGGCGGCCGTCCAGGAGGAGCCGATCCGGGACAACAGCTTCCTCATCGAGGAGGCCTACAACCAGGACGCCGGCGTGGTGCAGCACATCAGCACCTTCAGCCGCTCGCCGGGGGGCGCCTGGGCCGCCAGCTTCACGCAGGAGTGGCCCTGGCGCGGCCTGGCCGACCAGCTCAGCTACACCGTCCCGCTGCAGCGCGAGGGCACCACCGGGTTCGGCGACATCCTGCTCAACTATCGCCGCCAGGCCGTGGGCAGCGGCGAGACGATGCTTGCCATGGCCCCGCGGCTCTCCCTGCTCCTCCCCACCGGCTCGGTCCGCGCCGGGCGCGGCCGCGGCGGCGTGGGCCTGCAGGCGGCGCTGCCGGTGAACCTGCAGTTCTCCCCCCGCTTCACCGCCGTCCTCAACGCCGGCGGCACCTGGATCCCCCGTGCCCACGACACCCGCGAGCACGTGGCGGCGAGCCTGGCGGGCTTCGCGGGCGGGAGCGTCATCTGGTCGGCCCACCCGCGGCTCAACCTGCTGGTGGAGGGGCTCTGGGCCCGCACCGGCGAGGTGATCGGCGACGGCCGCACCCGCGGGCGCTCGGAGGCGTGGCTCAACCCCGGCGTGCGCTGGGCGTTCAACGGGGCGAGCGGCTGGCAGGTGGTGCCCGGCGTGGCGTACACCCGCGGCCTGGGGCCAAGCGCGGGGGAGGAGGCGCTGTTCCTGTACCTGAGCGTGGAGCACGCCTTCAAGCGGCGGTAG
- a CDS encoding metal-dependent transcriptional regulator, giving the protein MTGQLPREPLTRSAEDYLKAVFHLSAGGSAAGTTELAQALDLAPASVSGMVRRLAEQGLLAHEPYRGATLTAEGRRIALRMLRRHRLIESYLVAHLGYTWDTVHEEAERLEHAVSDTLVERMAKVLGDPLEDPHGDPIPGPDGTLAEIVYVALAEVPVGSEVEIRRVQTSQPDRLRYLSAAGLVPGARVRVVAREPFAGPLRLRIGRKEQVVAHDLAGMLLCAPGSPA; this is encoded by the coding sequence ATGACCGGCCAGCTCCCCCGCGAGCCCCTCACCCGCTCGGCCGAGGACTACCTCAAGGCCGTCTTCCACCTCTCGGCGGGGGGCAGCGCCGCCGGCACCACGGAACTGGCCCAGGCGCTCGACCTCGCCCCCGCCTCGGTGAGCGGCATGGTGCGCCGCCTCGCCGAGCAGGGGCTGCTGGCGCACGAGCCCTACCGCGGCGCCACTCTCACCGCCGAAGGCCGCCGCATCGCGCTCCGCATGCTGCGCCGGCACCGGCTGATCGAGTCCTACCTCGTGGCGCACCTGGGCTACACCTGGGACACCGTGCACGAGGAGGCGGAACGGCTGGAGCACGCCGTCTCCGACACCCTGGTGGAGCGGATGGCCAAGGTGCTCGGCGACCCGCTCGAGGATCCCCACGGCGACCCGATCCCCGGGCCCGACGGCACGCTGGCGGAGATCGTCTACGTGGCGCTGGCGGAGGTCCCGGTGGGGAGCGAGGTGGAGATCCGGCGGGTGCAGACCAGCCAGCCCGATCGGCTGCGCTACCTGAGCGCCGCGGGGCTGGTGCCGGGCGCGCGGGTGCGGGTGGTGGCGCGGGAGCCGTTCGCCGGCCCGCTTCGCCTCCGCATCGGCCGCAAGGAGCAGGTGGTGGCGCACGACCTGGCGGGCATGCTGCTCTGCGCCCCGGGCAGCCCCGCGTGA
- the feoB gene encoding ferrous iron transport protein B, producing MTATPLSRPAPKAGELVQLTSRTGRHDFLVGLAGNPNTGKSTVFNALTGLRQHTGNWPGKTVSRAEGVFSHGGKRIRLVDLPGTYSLQAGSTDEEVARDFLLFGRPDVTVVVLDATRLERNLHLALQILEITDRVVVCLNLMDEARRHGIAVDPAKLERELGVPVVAAAARRGEGIPALLDAILAVASGQRGTAPYRLEAYPPEVDRALREMLPAVERAFPALPNARWVALRLLQGDQRIEEAVREGVIGEEGTPGIRAVGPDAASALLDTVNRLRWQLQPSFEDSLAEGVYRAAQGIASRVELRGIKRARFDFDRRLDQLLTSRSFGFPVMLLILTVVFWLTIAGANVPSAMLADGLIDQLQPWLKQGGVAIGLPAWLNGLLFDGIYLATAWVISVMLPPMAIFFPVFTLLEDFGYLPRVAFNLDALFRRAGAHGKQALTMCMGFGCNAAGVVATRVIDSPRERLVAILTNNFSLCNGRWPTQILMATIFVGAVVPAPLAGLAAASAVVGVAVLGIVLMFASSWLLTRTVLRGEATTFSLELPPYRPPSILRTLYTSLIDRTLIVLWRAVVFAAPAGAVIWLICNIHVGGASLAAHAVDALDPVGILLGLNGVILLAYVVAIPANEIVIPTVLMLTVLTARIAGVGPGDGVMFELDSPAAVSALLHGAGWTALTGINLMLFSLLHNPCSTTIYTIYKETGSTRWTVLSVLLPLGLGFVACFLVAQLWRLVAP from the coding sequence GTGACGGCCACCCCCCTGTCCCGCCCCGCCCCGAAGGCCGGTGAGCTGGTGCAGCTCACCAGCCGCACCGGCCGCCACGACTTCCTGGTGGGCCTCGCCGGCAACCCGAACACCGGCAAGAGCACCGTCTTCAACGCCCTCACCGGGCTGCGGCAGCACACCGGCAACTGGCCCGGCAAGACCGTGAGCCGCGCCGAAGGCGTCTTCTCGCACGGCGGCAAGCGGATCCGGCTGGTGGACCTCCCCGGCACCTACTCGCTCCAGGCGGGCAGCACCGACGAGGAGGTGGCGCGCGACTTCCTGCTCTTCGGCCGCCCCGACGTGACCGTGGTGGTGCTCGACGCCACCCGGCTGGAGCGGAACCTCCACCTGGCGCTGCAGATCCTGGAGATCACCGACCGCGTGGTGGTCTGCCTCAACCTGATGGACGAGGCCCGGCGGCACGGCATCGCCGTCGACCCCGCCAAGCTTGAGCGGGAGCTCGGGGTGCCGGTGGTGGCCGCCGCGGCGCGCCGAGGCGAGGGCATCCCGGCGCTGCTCGACGCCATCCTGGCGGTGGCCTCCGGCCAGCGCGGCACCGCGCCGTACCGGCTGGAGGCCTATCCCCCCGAGGTGGACCGGGCCCTGCGCGAGATGCTGCCCGCGGTGGAGCGCGCCTTCCCCGCGCTCCCCAACGCCCGCTGGGTGGCGCTGCGGCTGCTGCAGGGGGACCAGCGGATCGAGGAGGCGGTGCGCGAGGGCGTGATCGGCGAGGAAGGGACGCCGGGGATCCGGGCGGTGGGGCCGGACGCCGCCAGCGCCCTGCTCGACACCGTGAACCGCCTCCGCTGGCAGCTGCAGCCGAGTTTCGAGGACAGCCTGGCGGAAGGGGTGTACCGCGCGGCGCAGGGCATCGCGTCGCGGGTGGAGCTGCGGGGCATCAAGCGGGCCCGGTTCGACTTCGACCGCCGGCTGGACCAGCTGCTCACCAGCCGGAGCTTCGGCTTCCCGGTGATGCTGCTGATCCTCACCGTGGTCTTCTGGCTCACCATCGCCGGGGCCAACGTCCCCTCCGCGATGCTGGCCGACGGGCTGATCGACCAGCTGCAGCCGTGGCTCAAGCAGGGCGGGGTGGCCATCGGCCTGCCCGCCTGGCTCAACGGCCTGCTGTTCGATGGCATCTACCTGGCCACCGCCTGGGTGATCAGCGTGATGCTGCCGCCGATGGCCATCTTCTTCCCCGTCTTCACCCTGCTCGAGGACTTCGGCTACCTGCCGCGGGTGGCGTTCAACCTCGACGCGCTGTTCCGCCGGGCCGGCGCGCACGGCAAGCAGGCGCTGACGATGTGCATGGGCTTCGGCTGCAACGCGGCGGGGGTGGTGGCCACCCGGGTGATCGACAGCCCGCGCGAGCGGCTGGTGGCCATCCTGACCAACAACTTCTCGCTGTGCAACGGCCGCTGGCCCACCCAGATCCTCATGGCCACGATCTTCGTGGGCGCGGTGGTGCCGGCCCCGCTGGCCGGGCTGGCCGCCGCCAGCGCGGTGGTAGGCGTCGCGGTGCTCGGCATCGTGCTCATGTTCGCCTCGTCCTGGCTGCTCACCCGCACCGTGCTGCGCGGCGAGGCCACGACCTTCAGCCTCGAGCTGCCCCCCTACCGGCCGCCCAGCATCCTGCGGACGCTGTACACCTCGCTGATCGACCGCACCCTCATCGTGCTGTGGCGGGCGGTGGTCTTCGCCGCGCCGGCGGGGGCCGTGATCTGGCTCATCTGCAACATCCACGTGGGCGGGGCCAGCCTCGCCGCCCACGCGGTGGACGCCCTCGATCCCGTCGGCATCCTGCTGGGCCTCAACGGGGTGATCCTGCTGGCCTACGTGGTGGCGATCCCGGCCAACGAGATCGTCATCCCCACCGTGCTGATGCTCACGGTGCTCACGGCGCGGATCGCCGGGGTGGGGCCGGGCGACGGCGTGATGTTCGAGCTCGACAGCCCCGCCGCCGTGTCCGCCCTGCTCCACGGCGCCGGCTGGACCGCGCTCACCGGCATCAACCTGATGCTCTTCTCGCTGCTGCATAACCCGTGCAGCACGACGATCTACACCATCTACAAGGAAACGGGCAGCACCCGCTGGACGGTGCTCTCGGTGCTCCTGCCCCTCGGGCTGGGGTTCGTGGCCTGCTTCCTCGTGGCCCAGCTCTGGAGGCTCGTCGCCCCATGA
- a CDS encoding FeoA domain-containing protein, with translation MLQQAQTVAPAVALSLFALGAGVVALIAWPRRGLIARALRISRMTERVWLEDALKQIRQMEEGARPATIDALAGALEVGRAHAMRLVEHLAEQGLALSDDGRLSLTPAGRDYALRMVRTHRLLERYLADQTGVAPAEWHEEAERREHRLTAAETERLSATLGHPRFDPHGDPIPTSTGELPVRADRPLSAFPEGAAVTVVHLEDEPREAFERMLALGLRPGVRLRLLASGPQEVSFRFDGQVHAIPRVVADQVSAEPLAGGEPLDERIHGSLAALRPGESAQVVRIAAACQGPARRRLLDLGVVPGTVITAEYASPGGDPVAYQIRGALIALRRVQAELIQVEPLPAARAS, from the coding sequence GTGCTCCAGCAGGCCCAGACCGTCGCCCCGGCCGTCGCCCTCTCGCTCTTTGCGCTGGGGGCGGGCGTCGTCGCGCTCATCGCCTGGCCGCGCCGGGGGCTCATCGCCCGCGCGCTCCGGATCTCCCGGATGACGGAGCGGGTCTGGCTGGAGGATGCCCTCAAGCAGATCCGGCAGATGGAAGAAGGTGCGCGGCCGGCCACCATCGATGCCCTGGCTGGCGCGCTCGAGGTCGGCCGCGCCCACGCCATGCGGCTGGTGGAACACCTGGCGGAGCAGGGGCTGGCGCTGAGCGACGACGGCCGGCTGTCGCTCACCCCCGCGGGACGCGACTACGCGCTCCGCATGGTGCGCACCCACCGGCTGCTGGAGCGGTACCTCGCCGACCAGACCGGCGTGGCGCCGGCGGAGTGGCACGAGGAAGCCGAGCGGCGGGAGCACCGGCTCACGGCGGCCGAGACTGAACGGCTCTCCGCCACCCTCGGCCACCCGCGCTTCGATCCCCACGGCGATCCGATCCCCACCAGCACCGGCGAGCTGCCGGTCCGCGCCGACCGGCCCCTCTCCGCCTTTCCGGAGGGAGCGGCGGTGACGGTGGTGCACCTCGAGGATGAGCCCCGCGAGGCCTTCGAGCGGATGCTGGCGCTCGGGCTCCGGCCCGGGGTACGGCTGCGGCTGCTCGCATCCGGGCCGCAGGAGGTGAGCTTCCGCTTCGACGGGCAGGTGCACGCCATCCCGCGCGTGGTGGCCGACCAGGTGAGCGCCGAGCCGCTGGCGGGGGGCGAGCCGCTCGACGAGCGGATCCACGGCAGCCTCGCCGCGCTCCGGCCCGGCGAGTCGGCGCAGGTGGTGCGGATCGCCGCGGCGTGCCAGGGTCCGGCGCGGCGGCGGCTGCTCGACCTGGGCGTGGTGCCGGGCACCGTCATCACCGCCGAATACGCCAGCCCCGGCGGCGATCCGGTGGCCTACCAGATCCGCGGGGCGCTGATCGCCCTCCGGCGGGTGCAGGCGGAGCTGATCCAGGTGGAGCCGCTCCCCGCGGCGCGGGCCTCCTGA
- a CDS encoding CoA pyrophosphatase, translated as MPVQDRLAAALGGRQPQEGPADQDTQRAAVAVLLSPDPDAVLLIRRAERVGDPWSGHLGLPGGRVDPDDPDLCATAMRETVEEVGCVLSRDRLLGMLDDVWPRSPLPRLIIIRPFVFGLADRPPLAANSEVADAFWVPLAELRDPTIYRDATVHLRGESRVFPAYHLSQGVVWGLTERILTPLLDLL; from the coding sequence ATGCCGGTGCAGGACCGGCTGGCCGCCGCCCTCGGCGGCCGGCAGCCCCAGGAAGGCCCCGCTGACCAGGATACCCAGCGGGCCGCCGTCGCCGTCCTCCTCTCCCCCGATCCCGACGCCGTCCTCCTCATCCGGCGCGCCGAGCGCGTCGGCGATCCCTGGTCCGGCCACCTCGGCCTCCCCGGGGGCCGGGTCGACCCCGACGATCCCGATCTCTGCGCCACCGCCATGCGCGAGACGGTCGAGGAGGTCGGCTGCGTCCTCTCCCGCGACCGCCTCCTCGGCATGCTCGACGATGTCTGGCCCCGCTCCCCGCTCCCCCGCCTGATCATCATCCGTCCGTTCGTCTTCGGGCTCGCCGACCGGCCGCCGCTCGCCGCCAACTCCGAGGTGGCCGACGCCTTCTGGGTGCCCCTGGCCGAACTGCGGGATCCCACCATCTACCGCGATGCCACCGTGCACCTGCGCGGCGAGTCACGGGTGTTCCCCGCCTACCACCTCTCCCAGGGGGTGGTCTGGGGCCTCACCGAACGGATCCTCACCCCCCTGCTCGACCTGCTGTAA
- a CDS encoding zinc ribbon domain-containing protein: protein MPIYEFHCPSCGKAFERLVRGDTKVSCPACENTKVERLMSAPARPGSGNSDFNLGSLGPMGGSKGGGCGGGGCGCH from the coding sequence ATGCCCATCTACGAATTCCACTGCCCGTCCTGCGGCAAGGCGTTCGAGCGCCTGGTCCGCGGCGACACCAAGGTCAGCTGCCCCGCCTGCGAGAACACCAAGGTGGAGCGCCTCATGTCCGCCCCGGCCCGCCCGGGCAGCGGCAACTCCGACTTCAACCTCGGCTCCCTGGGACCGATGGGCGGCTCCAAGGGCGGCGGTTGTGGCGGAGGCGGCTGCGGCTGCCACTGA
- a CDS encoding alpha/beta fold hydrolase, which translates to MATPSLTRHTLDGALGPLLVDVRTSDRQLPRPAVLIVHGFKGFKDWGMFPPLAERIARAGFSAVSCNLSGSGVDARGEFSLPDAFARNTYSAELADIRTLLDALESGRLGMPPTPHVGLVGHSRGGGMAILAAAGDPRVQALVTWAAISKVSRWDGKEAAWRAAGYLDSVNTRTGQVLRINTDVLDDVRDHAAALDILAAARRLAQPWLLLHGADDESVPVDEARALADGWRAEQSRRFHLVEGGGHTFGAVHPFAGMTPPLAEAFDETLKWLGRHL; encoded by the coding sequence ATGGCCACACCCTCCCTCACCCGGCACACGCTCGACGGCGCCCTGGGGCCGCTCCTGGTGGACGTCCGCACCAGCGACCGGCAGCTGCCCCGGCCCGCGGTGCTGATCGTGCACGGGTTCAAGGGATTCAAGGACTGGGGGATGTTCCCGCCGCTGGCCGAGCGCATCGCCCGGGCGGGGTTCAGCGCCGTCTCGTGCAACCTGAGCGGCAGCGGCGTCGATGCCCGGGGCGAGTTCTCCCTGCCCGACGCCTTTGCCCGCAACACCTACTCGGCCGAGCTCGCCGACATCCGCACCCTGCTCGACGCGCTCGAGTCCGGACGCCTCGGCATGCCACCCACGCCGCACGTGGGACTGGTGGGCCACTCGCGCGGGGGCGGCATGGCCATCCTCGCCGCCGCGGGCGATCCCCGGGTGCAGGCGCTGGTGACCTGGGCCGCGATCTCGAAGGTGTCCCGCTGGGATGGCAAGGAAGCGGCCTGGCGCGCGGCGGGGTACCTCGACTCGGTGAACACCCGCACCGGCCAGGTGCTGCGCATCAACACCGACGTGCTGGACGACGTGCGCGATCACGCCGCCGCGCTGGACATCCTCGCCGCCGCCCGCCGACTGGCGCAGCCGTGGCTGCTGCTGCACGGCGCCGATGATGAATCGGTGCCCGTGGACGAGGCACGGGCCCTGGCCGACGGGTGGCGGGCCGAGCAGTCGCGGCGATTCCACCTCGTCGAGGGCGGCGGCCACACCTTCGGTGCCGTGCACCCCTTCGCCGGGATGACCCCGCCCCTCGCCGAGGCGTTCGACGAGACCCTCAAATGGCTGGGGCGGCACCTCTAG
- a CDS encoding LD-carboxypeptidase has product MSIVPRRPPRISPGQRVALIAPAGPLSERDDLARAQWLCAGLGVEPVPGAHCLDRHGYLAGTDEARLADLNHALTDPSIDAVWCLRGGFGVTRILDNVAFGAFAARPKPVLGFSDITALLVALHQVTGVTTFHGPMSRAPLTSFSRGHLERVLTAAAPAGRLGTLPPPAGVLAPRSPRLITLREGIADGPLIGGNLTLLAALAGTRYFPDLDGAILFLEDVGEDLYRVDRLLAQFRMMGALDGLAGVLIGQFTDMKRGAGDGGALRFDEVLETYLLPLGIPVAYGFPFGHVDDQWTLPLGVRARFDAGQGTVDLMEAAVS; this is encoded by the coding sequence ATGTCCATCGTTCCCCGGCGCCCGCCCCGGATCAGCCCCGGCCAGCGGGTGGCGCTCATCGCCCCGGCCGGCCCGCTCTCCGAGCGTGACGACCTCGCCCGCGCGCAGTGGCTCTGCGCCGGCCTCGGCGTGGAGCCGGTGCCCGGCGCCCACTGCCTCGATCGCCACGGCTACCTGGCCGGCACCGACGAGGCGCGCCTCGCCGACCTCAACCACGCCCTCACCGACCCCTCCATCGACGCCGTCTGGTGCCTGCGCGGCGGCTTCGGCGTCACCCGCATCCTCGACAACGTGGCCTTCGGCGCCTTCGCCGCGCGCCCCAAGCCGGTGCTCGGCTTCTCCGACATCACCGCGCTGCTCGTCGCCCTGCACCAGGTCACCGGGGTCACCACCTTCCACGGCCCGATGTCCCGTGCCCCGCTCACCAGCTTCAGTCGCGGCCACCTGGAGCGGGTGCTCACCGCCGCCGCGCCGGCCGGCCGCCTCGGCACCCTGCCACCCCCGGCCGGCGTGCTCGCGCCCCGGAGCCCGCGGCTCATCACCCTGCGCGAGGGCATCGCCGACGGCCCGCTCATCGGCGGCAACCTCACCCTGCTCGCCGCGCTCGCCGGCACCCGCTACTTCCCCGACCTCGACGGCGCCATCCTCTTCCTCGAGGACGTGGGCGAGGACCTCTACCGCGTGGACCGGCTGCTGGCCCAGTTCCGGATGATGGGCGCGCTCGACGGCCTGGCCGGCGTGCTCATCGGCCAGTTCACCGACATGAAGCGCGGCGCCGGCGACGGCGGCGCGCTCCGCTTCGACGAGGTGCTGGAGACCTACCTCCTCCCCCTCGGCATCCCGGTCGCCTACGGCTTCCCCTTCGGCCACGTGGACGACCAGTGGACCCTGCCGCTGGGCGTGCGCGCCCGGTTCGACGCGGGGCAGGGCACCGTGGACCTCATGGAAGCCGCGGTGTCCTGA